The following nucleotide sequence is from Acidobacteriota bacterium.
TCCCCGTAGGGGTCTCGCGTGACTTCCTATATCGAGGCTGTCAGGTCTCGCGTAGTCATCTTCGACGGGGCCACCGGCACCACTCTGCAGCAGGCTGGTCTAACCGAAGATGACTTTGGTGGCCCCGATCTTGAGGGCTGCAACGAGCTGCTCTCCGTAACCCGGCCCGACATTATCGAAACGTTCCACGATTCGTTTCTCGCAATCGGGTGCGATGTTGTCGAGACGAATACGTTTGGTGGTTCCTCGATAACTCTCGCCGAATATGGGATAGCGGACAGGGCCTACGAACTCGCAAAGATCTCCGCCGAGATAGCGGTTCGTGTCGCCAAGGACCACGCCACTGTCGAACATCCGCGGTGGGTTGCCGGTTCTATCGGGCCAGGCACGAAGTTCGCGTCCCTTGGACACATCCGATATGCAGAGCTGCGCGATAGTTATGAGGAGCAAGCGAGAGGCCTTCTCGACGGAGGCGTCGATCTCTTCATCGTCGAGACTCAGTTCGACTTGCTTGGTCTGAAAGCCGCGGTGAATGGTTGCAAGGCTGCCATGTCACATGTGGGGCGTCCCGTGCCCATCCAGGCTCAGATCACCATGGAGCTCAACGGCCGCATGTTGCCAGGGACCGAGATCGGCGCGGCCCTCGCGGCGATCGATCCGCTTGGTATTGACGTAATCGGTCTCAACTGTGCGACCGGACCGTCCGAGATGACCGAGCATATTCGTCACCTATCCCGCCACTCAAGGATGCCAATTTCGGTGATTCCGAACGCAGGTCTCCCGTCTGTCGTCGATGGCGAGATGCACTACGACCTCGCAACGGGGGAACTAGCCCGACGCCACGTAGAGTTCATTTCGGAGTACGGAGTCAGCGTCGTGGGCGGATGTTGTGGGACGACGGTCGACGACATGCAAGCAGTCATCGACCTGTGTCGCGACCTCGAACCCGCCAGTCGAACCCCAGTTCACGAGGCGGGCGCCACTTCGATTTACTCGTTCGTTCCGTTTAAGCAGGACACCTCAATGTTGATCATCGGCGAACGCACCAACGCCAATGGGTCGAAGAGGTTCAGGGAGGCGCTTCTTAAGGAGGACTGGGATGCGTGTACCCAGGTGGGGAAGGACCAGGTTGCAGAGTCCGCCCACCTCGTCGATGTGTGCGTGGACTATGTCGGTCGGGACGGCGCCGCGGACATGGACGAGGTCGCCCAACGGTTCGCAACCCAGGTCGTTGCACCGCTCGTCCTCGATTCCACGGAGCCCGAAGTCATGCAGGCGGGTCTTGAGCGAATTGGTGGTCGCTCGGTACTCAACTCGGCCAACCTCGAAGAGGGGGATGCGCCAGGGTCGCGTCTCGATCGTGTTCTAACGCTCGCCAAGGAACACGGCGCTGCGGTGATCTGTCTGCTAATCGATGAGGACGGTCAGGCGCGTGACGTTGAGTGGAAGATGCGGGTTGCCCACCGGCTGTTCGATATCGCCACCGACAGGTACGGCCTGGAACCGTCTGATCTCATCTTTGACGCGCTCACGTTTCCGCTGTCGACCGGTGGGGAGGATCTTCGCCGCGATGCAATGGCCACGATGGACGCGATCAAACGGATCAAACGCGAGCTGCCGGGATGTTCGACGACCCTCGGTATTTCCAACGTTTCCTTTGGCCTCAACCCGGCTTCACGCCACGTCCTCAACTCGGTCTTTCTGAATGAATGTGTTGAGGCTGGCCTCGACTCCGCCATCCTCCACGCTGGTCGTATCGTGCCAATGAGCCGGATAACCGACGAGCAACGTACCGTGTGCCTCGACCTAATTTATGATCGCCGGACTCCCGACTACGACCCGCTCACAGAACTACTCGAGATTTTCGCCGACGTGAAATCTGTCAAGAACGTCGACGAGGACCGCACCGGATGGTCTGTCGAAGACCGCCTGATTGCTCGGATCATCGACGGTGAAAGGGAAGGACTGTCTCACGACCTGGACGAGGCACTTGAGACTGTGGGCGCCCTCGCAATAGTGAACGACATCCTCCTCGCAGGCATGAAGATTGTTGGCGAACGCTTCGCTAGCGGTGAAATGCAGCTCCCGTTCGTGCTCCAATCGGCGCAAACGATGAAGGCTTCGGTCACCTACCTTGAGCCCCACATGGAAAAAGCGGATGCCACCGGTAAAGCGTCGATTGTTCTCGCAACCGTCCGCGGTGATGTGCACGACATCGGTAAGAACCTTGTCGACATCATCCTCACAAACAACGGATATGTAGTGCACAACCTGGGTATCAAGATCGGAATCCAGGAAATGCTGGCAAAGGTTGTGGAAGTTGATGCCGATGCGATCGGGATGTCGGGGTTGCTTGTGAAATCGACTTTGGTCATGAAGGACAACCTCGAGGAGATCGCGCGACAGGGACTCGAATCAACGCCCGTTCTTCTCGGTGGCGCCGCGTTAACGCGCAAATACGTTGAATCCGACCTGCGTTCGGTGTACGAGGGTCCGCTGTTTTATGGCAAAGACGCCTTCGCTGGTCTTGCGGTGATGGAACAGATCGCTGAGATGAAACGAACCGGGGATACCGTGCCCGACTTTGGTCGAATCTCGACGAGACGATCCTACCCACAGGTCGCCAA
It contains:
- the metH gene encoding methionine synthase, with product MTSYIEAVRSRVVIFDGATGTTLQQAGLTEDDFGGPDLEGCNELLSVTRPDIIETFHDSFLAIGCDVVETNTFGGSSITLAEYGIADRAYELAKISAEIAVRVAKDHATVEHPRWVAGSIGPGTKFASLGHIRYAELRDSYEEQARGLLDGGVDLFIVETQFDLLGLKAAVNGCKAAMSHVGRPVPIQAQITMELNGRMLPGTEIGAALAAIDPLGIDVIGLNCATGPSEMTEHIRHLSRHSRMPISVIPNAGLPSVVDGEMHYDLATGELARRHVEFISEYGVSVVGGCCGTTVDDMQAVIDLCRDLEPASRTPVHEAGATSIYSFVPFKQDTSMLIIGERTNANGSKRFREALLKEDWDACTQVGKDQVAESAHLVDVCVDYVGRDGAADMDEVAQRFATQVVAPLVLDSTEPEVMQAGLERIGGRSVLNSANLEEGDAPGSRLDRVLTLAKEHGAAVICLLIDEDGQARDVEWKMRVAHRLFDIATDRYGLEPSDLIFDALTFPLSTGGEDLRRDAMATMDAIKRIKRELPGCSTTLGISNVSFGLNPASRHVLNSVFLNECVEAGLDSAILHAGRIVPMSRITDEQRTVCLDLIYDRRTPDYDPLTELLEIFADVKSVKNVDEDRTGWSVEDRLIARIIDGEREGLSHDLDEALETVGALAIVNDILLAGMKIVGERFASGEMQLPFVLQSAQTMKASVTYLEPHMEKADATGKASIVLATVRGDVHDIGKNLVDIILTNNGYVVHNLGIKIGIQEMLAKVVEVDADAIGMSGLLVKSTLVMKDNLEEIARQGLESTPVLLGGAALTRKYVESDLRSVYEGPLFYGKDAFAGLAVMEQIAEMKRTGDTVPDFGRISTRRSYPQVANRAAPADVPKRSPEVATDNPIYVPPFLGSRVVKGIAIDEIATFINETALFRNQWQLRPEGGETDAEFKDRIRPELRKRLAGVKTDELLNPQVVYGYFAVNGDGDDLIVWEDDSRTVERTRFAFPRQRQAPFLCIADFYRPVSSEQPDYAAFHIVTMGERVSEVTANLFAADEYRDYLFTHGLGVEMAEALAELWHKRIRDEWGFGDEDGPTVLGLFRQQYRGSRYSWGYPACPDLRDNARVADLLGAERIGINVSEDTGWQYQPEQTTSAIIAHHPRAKYFITREDKYFIIREDKSDE